The genomic window taCCAAAATAATACTACCATACCATTGTCTTAACAATAAAAAAGACAGgaggaaaaaaatttcaaatcaatgcTAAGCTGTTAAAAGTAGACTGgtttaacatattattttaatttgttgatGTACATATGCAACTACCCGTTGATTTCAATTTAAacttacttaaaaaatatttataccatTATAAAGTGTTTGCCTGAAAACCTTTAACAGAGTGATAttcaacatataaataaaaaattgattaaaagtggttgtttttctTTGGCAAGAGAAACAAAAGAAATCCCATGCTTTAGCATATTGAAAATTAAGCATCAATTTCCAAATGTGgagaaaataattaaagataCGAGTAGTTGAATAATCGGAATAGAAGAGAATGCAAACGAAACCAGaaagctttaaaacaaaaaataaaagctGGGTAAGGGCTTGGCCTTCAGTTTTACCGAGTATTTATTACTTTTGCCGCTGCTGTTGCAGGCATAATCCTCAAAAGAAGCATCCTACGGGAAATGCAGCCAAGTTTTTCTCCGTAAATTGTATAAAAGAAGATGAAGTGTTAATACTAAAAACTTGAGCTGCACATTCGTTGagtattctttttttaatatgatCAACTGAATCCCAGATTCAATACTGATTTAAATGGAAGAGAAGAAAAACGATAATTAATGATTCACTGCTGAAAATATATGCAGCTACCAAGCAAAACCCTAGTTTAAGTGTTATTTATTGTACTTAGGATTGCAGGCCACTGGGAAAGAATTTCATCAAGTTAATTTCTGAGACCTTTACGACGAGAAAATCTGTCAAGAGTTCAAAGGATTTTGGTCAAGGTTCCATGGTAATAATATTTGTTTGCATATGTCAtggtgaatatttatatttttgtatcaGATCACCAAACAaacaaaatttaagaaaagaCAATGGAAACATGTTGGGAGATTTGAGAGAGAAATTAGGGGGAGGGGGGGgcaacatacaattaacatatcaccatcatcttcttcttctttcataAATGATATTGCCACAATGTCTCCATCTAAAACTCTTTCTTCACTTAAATATTGCATAGCATCCTTGAGTACTGCTTTTGATCTGATGCCCTTCTCACCTTTGGTCTGCTCCACAACTTTATCATCCGACATTGGGAGATCAGCCCTACCGCCAAGAACACCATCAACAAACACCATGCCTATAGTATGCCCccacagaaaaaaaaaagaaaaaaaagaagaagaagcaaggCTAGCTATTGCTACATCTTTTGATATAAGTGATGTATCAAAgtagtgaaaaaggaaaaaactcCATgtcaactaaaataaaaaaacttatatgAATTGCTTAAATCTAGCAAATAAATCGGACCGAGAAGCTTGATTCCCCGTATAGAGTTGTTGGATCTTCTGAAACAAAAAGACCCTTCCACTCATAACACATAATAGTAAAAGACTTCGTTTAAGTGAAAACTGAAAGTAGTCTCATCACTGCTTGCtatacttcttcttcttcttcttctttttcttcttcttcttcttggtgGTGGTGGTAGTTCTGTTGTGGTTGTTTAGCTTTGAGCCTTCGGTTGTGAGCTTGGATGATGTTGTAAAGAGAGTGGGGGTGATCATGATGACGATAAGTTGTAATGGTGCTGGTGGTGGTGAGGGGGTAATGATGATAGTATTCAAGAGTCAGAAAGGTGGGAATAAGGACTTGGAGGAGGAGTCCATGATGCTTGATGTTTGCTGTTGATCTTTTAGACCAACTAAAATTCCAGCCTATTGCGTGACCTTCACCTCCATCCTATTACATCTATGTGGCTGAAATAAAGGATCAAATTCACGCCCAACAAGTTTTTAACTCTTTATTTTTATccctttttatataattatttgaacacacatttaaataatattttaaatataattataataaaattaaacttaatttacgatttaacccttaaaaaatatattttttttttatttttaatatctaaatttttttggCGCAACTATTTTTTAGTCAATTTtcttaacagactttaaaaaacaTTCCACCAATTAAAAATGGCCACGTGCTATCACCATTAAAAATCTCTCTCTCCTTTCTCATGTTAATTCTCACCATATTTCCCTTCTTCTCACCTGCGCTGCCATCACCACCGCCAACCTCCTCCGACCAGCCCACAAAGTGTAATGACAGACCTCGTTCCAGCTCCAACCTCATTCTTGAAGAAGCTAAAGCTTTAGAGCTCTCTGCCGCTTCATTGCACGTAGACGATAACGCTCCCCCACCACTACCCTTTCTTCCTTTGCCTGTTGAGTTGATGTTGCAGATAAAGGAGAGGGAATAAAAGATAGTGTGCTGTATAGAGGGATGATTTTTGGATAAGGTAAGTTGATTATGGTTGGCTGCCAAAACATGAGATGAGAAGATGGactctttaaaatgaaaaaagcTACTTCTCTGTCAAAAACATATTTCCAACACATTACCAGTTCAATGAAACAAATAGTAGGAAATGACTTATATGAGTGGGTTAAGATTACTTAATTATAGGAAAtggagaatatatatatacacacacatacatatatatatatatacgtaaatCGATTGAATAAcgggtattttagtaaatattGTTTCGAATGTGGGTTTATGAAGGTGGTTGTTATTTGTGATTGCATATGCCTTTGACTGTGGATTACGTGTTGTTCTTGATTTGGTCGATTGGGTGTTGCTTTTATATTGTCAATCTGGTTTTAAAGAAGTTTGTAAGTGCTTTTGATTTTCGATTTCTTGCTATGAGAAAATAAGATGGAAGTGACAACACTGAGTTTTTTTTTCGGACCATCTAATTACCAGgatatttagaaaataataaacattGAAGTATGACACATCTATGGTTGGTGTTGGTATAAACATCGAAGAACGACATACATATGATTGATATTACACTTAGCAAAATTTGGATAAGAAATCAtttgaattataactatttatctgaaaaagatgaaagaaaaatttaTAGTCATCacatgattttgtttgcttagCGAAAGGGAATTGAACTTACAGGATTTAAaggctgtttttttttttaatgttgagGTGGTTTAAGGCTGCTTCCATGGTTTCCCATTACCGTGGTGAGTCTAGTAGTGAAGGAGCTGGAACGGAGTTTGGAGGGTGCGCTGGTTTATCTGCAGGGTGAGGAATTTGATTggtgaaagagagagagagtttAAGCAAATAttgttttttacttttatttcagtCAAAACAGGGAGAGAATGGCATGTGGtgaatgatttttctaaaaattattacagaatgatatttcaattattaaattggAGAAAAAGATTTtagtgaaaaaataaatttaagggtGAAAGTGTAAATCAATAGTTACAATAAGAAAATACAATTTGATTTCTTTCTTCAAACGGAGAATTATGACGAACCCTTAGGCAGCTTTTTCTTGttctgaagaaaaaaaaaaggaaaagtccCACGCTTTCTTTTTCCtcaattaatttgaattttttattctattatgACAATAGTTATCATTTCACCACTTTTTTGCATAACCTTCCAATTGCAAAGATCCATCGCCATCCTGTCCCTTTGACATTTGAGCTTAACCTTAGTTATTTACCATTACACCAcctacattaattaattaattgctactaattctttcataaatcaacccaatttatttttaagtttatttgtatttgatttgtatttattaagtattttaatttttttattcgtgtttatttgtttaaaattatgtgtgtttatatttgtttatttaatattCGCGAACATGTTTGTGTAATTGTTTAACTTAAACGTACATAGATGTTCATTAACATATAATTAGACATGTTCACGAACAATAGTCatgaataataaacaaataaataataaatgaacactattttttagatataaaataatcaaatataaatattatattataaataaaaaatatacaaatcaaaataaatttattactatatactaatgaaataataaatgatttattaaacgAATATAAATGAGTTTATTCATGAAGATAAACAAACTGAACAAGTTGTATTTGTATTCGATTCGTTTAATAAACGAATATGAATTCCGTTTATTAAACGAATTAATtgaataaacaaaacaaaaattcaaCTATTGATGGGTAAGTACATATTTAACCCTACTTAACCTCAAGTAGCatgaaatttaacaaattaattaggTCACTTGCATAGTTTTGGAGATTGAATAATGAATAATATGATTGcagcaaaaaggaaaaaaaaaggttttttataTATTGCATCTTTGTTATTTAAGTAAAGATATTGTTTTTTATAATGCAACAGTGAAAAAGGCTGTTTGTGATTGTCTATGGAGTAAGATAAATTGAGGAATGCtttattgaattgagttaaagaAATGGAATTTGGCAGGCCTCTTGGAATTTTGGTTAATCTATTGACAACACACAGAGGAATCACAGAGTTAGAGGATCGAAGCATTCCTCATCtttcaacttttaatttttttattttttagtataattAATGTTTAATGATTATAATTAAGATGATATAGATAAAATTAACAAACTaatgaaattatataaaataaaataaattttctaacaaaattaaatcgcttattaaaattattattatttaattttaaccgGTGGGGCATTGGCAAGAGCATATTTGCTTCGCTGCAAAAGCAGCCTGGTAACTGCTATAAGTATATATGTGGAGACAAATTTGATGGTTGCTGTTCCTCATTTGCAGTTATCTTACTGCCaaacaatggttttttttttttttaagtttgcaCGAATACttcttatgttatattatatacaAAGACAAAGGACCAAATAAGCAcaagaagtatatatatatatttattaaactaGTTATCAACTATTGTACTCACGACTATATCAGATTATCATAGATTATTGTGAATTTACATGATTGTGTGTGGAATATGGTTTTGAttcattaattaatcaataaaaaaaacactATCAAAGGACAGTTTAAATTATTCAAGAATTGTAGAAAATTGCAAATGAATAAAAAAGCTTTCACCtctatttgtgtattttgattgATACTTGGGAGGAAAGCAATCAAGTAGTGCCGAAATTTAGATCCTATTTCGATTGATTGCtatcatttttaataaatattaaacacatttaaattaCATCAATATTTTATCTTTGGACAAGTCTCATGATTCTTCaatatttttaacaatatatgtTCTAAACGAAAAACATATCAATTTAGGTTAAAATTTAATGTATCTatacttatattattatttaaacttttaactaaattgatatCGTAAGTCGATCGGAgactaatatatttaaaattttattaaaatttcattgtttttataaagtagtaaatattaataaaatcatattcttatcattttacatttttatgtaaaatatttttagaatggGATTTAAACTtatcctttttaacttaaaacctTTCAGCCAGAagttttttgtaaatttatattatacataATCTAATATCCATTTGATTCTTGACCTTTCCGTATCATATTTTTGACATTTGTATAATTGATTTTTCCAAACAATATTGTCAAGCAAAACAGATTGATTATGTCACTAAAACTATTAATCTATataaacttataatttaaaaaaatgtaaaagtaaataattttatacCAAGTACAGGTGGATTGTAAAGGTATAGATAGGGAGGAGGAAGAAGGTGAAGCATTAGCCGGGATCAAACCAGCTTCAGGTTGTAAGCAGAAGCATACGCTTAAAGCTGAGAAAGACAGGCTTTGGCAAAGCCTTTAAGCAGGTCATAATTCAGCTTTTTTGTAGGGCCGAAAGAAGAATATATAGataatttgaatgatttaaaacCAATCCCAACCCATGTTCAAAGACTGAAGCATGCCCTTAATAAAGTTGAAAAGCGTAATGTTTTGTTTTGAGAATATCAGGCAAAATGCAAGCTGTCTTTAGAGTGTTAGGTTAGGTCTCAAGTAACATGTTATCACCATTTTTTTCTCTCAATCACTTTTAAGTTTGACTCTAATAAAGTCACCTCCCTACATGAACCGGGCCTTTCATTCCACTTTCTCCTCTAGGGGGAAACCAAAGTAGtttgattgatttgatgaaatgaaaaagtgcatattctagaaaattttaaaaagaaaaagaaatattccggagattcaaatctttttagcACCAAAACAAAGTCTAAGCCAAATGATCAAAAGCTCCCAGTATTTTGTGTCTGCAGCAGTGTCTTTATCGATGCTAGCTTGCTCTTCATAGaattatgtgtgtatatataattgCTCGGGCATGTTCATCGCCATGTTCTTTTTCTTCACTGTTTGatgctttatttaccaaatttgtTGCAAATTTAGTGTGACATGCCACATCATGTACAGTTGTTAAGCTTATGATCTACCACCCGGAATTTGTCTAGAACGAGAAGTTGTCAAATTTCAAATGATGCAAAAGATAGATAAGGGCAACAATATCTAGAACAGTACTATATAACAAatttatgataataataaaaacaactaaTGATGATAATAAGGTGGTTACTCACTTCATCCCTAAATAATGAGGTTAGGATTTCAATTTTCGTTCATAAAAATAAGACATTTTATAATTAGTTGTTTACCTTTTCAAAAAGCACCTGCAACAAGAGAATATTGATTGATATAATATATGTAACAGAAACTAATTGAGAAAGTGGTGatataattgtttatttatgATTAAGTTGTTGCTAAAATATCACAGGAAGGTCGGTTTATTTAGACCTCATTGAATATTGTTGAGAGAGAAAGGAGGTAGGAGAAAAAAGCCGAGGTTCATGGTGGAATATGCTAAGAGTTGCTAAAGGTGGAACTTATAACACCTTATACTTGATCCAAAAGTTGGTAGGATGCACAAGGCTGCATTGGTTACTAGAGTAACCTTATACAAAACTGAAATAATTGAATCCACATGCATACAACATATCTAAGTCATATTAATAAGAGTGTTaagagtaaaaaataataatggttaaacaaaaatgagttttaaaatgatattcaggtccaaaacaacaaaaatagagaACAGATATCGATACTTTAGTCCCTATGTACCAACACTTGCATTAGAAATTGCAAACAATTTAGCTCCAGGTGTCCAAGTACCGATACATAAATACAATGTGTCGATACATATATAGATGTACCAACACTTTAGACCATGTTCCGATACAAGCCAAAATTTTCTGAAATCATGTTATTATGTAATGGTGTTTTGGGCATGTTTCAATACAAACCATAATTCTAGGCATACATATTTTGGCAAGCCTTGATGACCCGATATTAGCACTGATTTTGTTGCTGGTGTAGCGTGCAACACTATGGATCAATAGCATGGTGATGACCAAtaatattgttaaatattttttttatttttttgccacATTTCATTATCCCAATGATTAACAGTGTCATGTCAAAGTATTTTAATGGTGTTagctaaaaacttaaaaaaaagtatcaaattaGCCTACAATAGATACTAGTTAggtttcaataaaatttaaactgTCACATAACAAATTGTCATGTTCAGATGACTCCATACATATtacttaaaacataaatttttttaagaaattaataatttctaaaacatttaataattactaAAAACATGAAAGAATTTTAAAACATGAAAAGATGCTGTGAAATTAAGTGgttcttaaaacatgaaaatattctaaaaaattaaataatttttaaaacattaaagataagttaaaaacatgaaaaaagtacttaaaatataaaaggcTTCTaagaatttaaataattaatattaaaacatgaaatgcCTTTAAAAagttaagtaatttttaaaacatgaaataattacttaaaaacttaaaatatatttaagaaattaagtaatttaaattataaCCTGCTAAACAAGTTTCACCTCGACAAAGCTTCATAGTAATGAGCTCACCCTAGAACTCCCTTTCAACACTGAATAGAATCAAATCAACCCTCCAACATTTGAACATAAATAAGAAGATTTTCTAGGACTTGTGCAGTGAAAACTGATGAATAATTTTTGTGCTTCTATTTAATTGTACAGACCTAAAGCTCGGTTCTTGTTCTTATTTATGTTTCAAAGATCACATTGTTATGTTAGCTATACTCTAAATTACTACAAAATCACTTGAATGCCATAGAAGGAATAGGGGAGTTACTTAAAGCAATTATATTATCCTCTTTGGATCCATCTGAAGATGAGTTTGTAGCAGACAACATTCGCTTGAGCTGAGACCGTTGACAAACAATTCGACCATTGTTCCACCCAGGAAAAGAAAATGATGACGAAAAATTATCCTGCAGGAATCTATAGGCAGCCCTAGCAACTGGAATATCATGAGCAGTTGCGCATTTCTCCATCAGGCCCCGTCTGCTCAAGACAAAATGTTATCACTACTCAAGAAGAAAACTTGAATCATAAACAGTACAACTGATTGTATAACTAGACGGGAAAAAGGGCATAAACCGGAAAATGTAGCAGAAAATCTTCAAAACTATGTGCATTTTACTGCATTTATACACATTTCCAGTTTGTAATAGTGCATCACTTTTTCATAATCCATGAAAAGGCAAAGTTTGGCATGAAATAGTTGGCAAATATGCTCAATGTATATTATGCCTATCATATAAAAAGAGGTTACATCTAGACCTCATTTGGTTGTGTAAACAAGTTATAAAAAACAAATGCATACCATCAACTATGCTTACCATCTAGCCAAAACATTCTAGGTGCGCACGATAATGAGGAAAAGTCCTTCAAGATGGTTTAATCAAGAGTCAAGCAGGAAGAACAGAAATTAATCGTGGTACTGGTACCAGGGCAAGAATGACACCAATAACATCATCAAAAGAACATTAGAGGTGTTTATAGGCCTAGCTAGGTTAGGGTTGGGGTCGGACACATGAACCTTCTAACGTTTACCCCACCCAAAAAATGGGTTCCAAATTCAGCTTAGACTTGCCCAGATTTGTATATGGGTAGTCTAAACAAGTTTAGACTATAATatggtatttattctttatatgaTATAAAGACCATATATACTTGTCCAAGCCTAACCCAAAAATTGTAGGTTTCAAGTTCTAATTAGATTTAtccataatattatatttattcctTATATGATACAAATTACAATATCTATAAAGTAGGGGAGAGATCCACTTGCACCAATAAAACTAAAGTAGTTTTACATCCCTTCTTATctttttgtatgattaatattttaacaatctaacAGCCATATTTCATATTCCATTCAGATAGATAATGCATGTCAAGTTTGAAGTAAATTAAAAGTTCTAACTATTTATTCTAGGTCGAGAACTTCCGACTGTTcaataaaatatcaataaatatagtattttaaattgatatgatAGAGACATCGGACCAGTTCgaaattttacatgcatgacaaatatagttatattaataaattcaacagttgaatcatgaaaaaattaaatcttacAAAATGATACAAAAGGGTGTAATGGATCCTTTCCCTGTAaagtaatatattatataatataaaaagggCTAGGCCAGGCTTGTGCTTTCAATGGTTGGAGCCAATATCAAGCCCCTTTCTTAAAAACCTAACTTTTTTGTCCAAACTCCTTTTTGAGTaacatttttatccaaaccctctcAAATATTAGGCCGGCCTCGACCTTGGCCTGGTGGTGTTCCTAGGGACAGAAGTTTATAAAACAAGGATTTTAAGGCAAAGCACATTACCACTGTCCATTTAACCATATATAagtaatatttaatcattaacatTTTCATTTCATGCAGAATTTGATCACACCTCACTGGTCTCAAATGTGAAGGATAGGAAAAAGATGAGTAGCATGGAGAATCTCACTTACGCAACAACCACAGTAGCAAGTTGAGGAAGATCATTGCCACTCAAAAACATCTCATGCAGATTGTTGAGCCAAATTGACATTGATGTATAAGTGCCACCTTCCCACATCCTGTGAAATGACCAACTTCATTTGTCAAATAAGATTGACATGAAACCGGAAAGAAACAACTTTGAAAGTAAGTCTCATGATACCTGTGCACATCCACAGAAAATACAAGTTTGTTTTTACGGAAAAGTTCAGGGAATAGGCCTctctttgttgcttctttgagcACCCTTGCAGCTCGTTCTTTCTGACCAAGCCACCAAAGTGTTTCCAAAAGTGCATTATAGAACCTTATTCCAAAGCCATATCCTTCAGAGTTAAGTTTGTCAAAGATGTACTCTACCATCTGCCAATTTCCATCATCATCAAAATCTCCTCTTATCATCTGCCCAATTACTTGATGAATATTTGACACTTTGTTCGCAAGCATCTCATCAAGTAACTTATAGGCATCATCCCACCTAAACACAATGATTTTAGCAAGATAAATTTACAATATTCTGCTACCAAAATGCTTGTACACTTCACGAACTAATTGTATCTCAAGAATAAACAAGATAAAATTTAACTCTAAGACACTATTTGCAGTTTTGTGACCATTACAAATTTCGACAATATATTCATGATAAGTTTCTGTAGTTTAACTTACACATATGGGGGCTCTGCCTCACACTTCCTTTTACttcactaaatttcaaattttatccatttcaAGAACCTCATTATTACTcaaaaatatgcatatgttaCAAGGGCTAGTAGCAATGTTACTCAGACTCACATGGGAATGTCGGATATGATTACCTGTCCAACACGGGTATGTCCAATTCTTTCTAAGTTTCTACAGGTATTTGGAGGCTTCTTGGAGGATATCTCTCCATATCCATGTTCGAAAATGTGTTGGACACAAGTGTCAGATATGGACACTTAAAGAAACACGAAGAATCATAGCAACATAGGCTAGTAATTTCTTAGCTTTAGTACTTGAGGTACTTTTCCAGGGTAAAATCCCTAAAACAAGTTAGTATTGGGTAGTTTCCTAAGAAAAGGAGGACAATATTTAATAGAATCAAAACAtcaatcttaaaaataaaagataggTAATGGTCTGTTCCGAGAAATTAATGCAATTGTCAGATTGCCCTGCTTGTATGTCTATGCCCTGATACTCCCTCCTTCCTAGACTGCTATAGCATAAATATCATGTATATCACCTAGATGGTTGGGATTGGAAAAAGGCCAAAGATGGAGACACAGAATGATTCATTGGCCAATTTTTCGAGAATAATAAAGACCATCATACAATTCTAACCATGTGGCTcctatttttgggaaaaaaaagagGGTATTTTTCAAGACCATCGCGCCATTCTAAGCATGtgactccaaaaaaaaaaaaagttggcaTCTACCTATTTACGTATTTTTGCTAAAGCAATTATCATGTCATCATAAAACATTTTCCTTGGATTCATTCTAGAAATTCCATCACATAGATAAAATAGTCCTACAATCACAAGAACTAAACTTCTAAGAAACACTGACTGGAAAATAGCTGAGCACCTTCAGAGACCAAAGAGAAAAAAAGATGGAATACAGATGGATCGCTGATCAGCAGGATCACAGACAAGAAGAAACAAGCTAATCTTTTGTCAAGACAGCAGAGATTACCTTGTATTCTTAACATGTCATTCTTGGTCTGTGATAGTGCAATGCAATTATGAAAGACAACGGTTTGAGCAGTATATGGTATGGTAACAGCTGACCATTCTTACAAGTCAAGATCATCCTTACAGCTCAGGGAATTATGTGGCAAAATCATTCACAGTGATATACCAAGGTAGGTTATCTCTTtcatcaaatttattattatatagctATTACCAAATGCAGGAGAAAATCAGACATTCATCATGAAATTACCCATAGGCAGATAATTCTGCCTGTACACAACATAAATGGTGAACAAATTGCAGAATAGAGTGAAACTGACCTGTCACACTTTGCATAAACAGCCAGCATCATGCAGTAGCTTGTGACACTGGGCAAAACTCCTAAAGCTTTGATTTCCTTGAATTGCTCATTGCTCTCATCACATAGGCCTGCAAAGCAATATACACTTAAAACTGCTTCAAGGGTTCGTTCATCAGGATCACATCTTGCCTTTTCCATCTCTACATAAGCCTTGATAGCATCCTCAAACTGGCCTCCTTGCCTATATGCTTCAATCAAAGCATTGAAGGAATCCCTGCTCTTTGCAATACCAGCCTCATTCATTCTAGACAAAATTGCTTCAGCTTCCTTATGCAATCCACCTCTTGCAAAAGTCTGAAGCAGTGAATTGTAAGTTTCAATGGTTGGTTTGCTCTCTACTTCATTCATTGTGTTAAAGGCAACTAGAGCTTCCTCATATAATGCTGCCTGTCCATAAGCCTCAATGACACCCGTATAAGCCCTGGAACTAGGTACTATCCCTTTTTCATTCATGTGAAGTAGAATTTTCTTGGCATCCTCATGAAGACCTCCCTTCCCACAAGCAAATATCAAACCATCATAAGTCTTCATGTTAGGTTCAACATTCTCCTCCACCATATCATGAAACAATGTCACTACCTCCTTAAAATACCCACCCTCTCCAAAAACCTGTATCAAAATATTATAAGTAGCTGCATCTGGCTCTGTATTGCTAGCTTTCATCTCAAGAAAAAGTTCACGGACATCATCATACCGCCCATTCCTCCCATACAAATTCAACAAAATACTATAAGTAGCTGCATTTGGCACACATCCTGCCGCCTGCATTTGCCTAAACACACCCATCGCCTCCTTGATTGACCCTGAGTTAGCATAAGCCTCTAACAACACGTTATATGACATGATATCCGGCAAATTCCCTCCCAACTCCATTTCCTTAAGTAACTCAGAAACCTTCTCCAGCTTTCCTAACTTCCCAAATGTCTCAACAAGATAACTATAAGTAGTTAAATCCGGCAATATCCCACCTTCATTCATATTCCTAAAAACCATTTCCGCCTCATTGCCTAAACCCCTATCAGCACAAGCACTAAGCAGAGTGTTATAAGTAACAATATCAGGTTGTATTCCCTCATGTCTCATTTCCGCAAACAACCCTAACAAAC from Gossypium hirsutum isolate 1008001.06 chromosome D12, Gossypium_hirsutum_v2.1, whole genome shotgun sequence includes these protein-coding regions:
- the LOC107954105 gene encoding pentatricopeptide repeat-containing protein At1g74850, chloroplastic, with translation MAISIPNNFIALIQPSNLSINRRQLSSSRIFTGGSRSFHSSGAGICRAKAREIVLGNPAVTVEKGKYSYDVETLINKLSSLPPRGSIARCLDVFRNKLSLKDFALVFKEFAHRGDWQRSLRLFKYMQRQIWCKPNEHIYTIMISLLGREGLLDKCREVFDEMPSQGLPRSVFSYTALINAYGRNGAYDVSLELLAKMKKDKVLPSILTYNTVINACARGGLDWEGLLGLFAEMRHEGIQPDIVTYNTLLSACADRGLGNEAEMVFRNMNEGGILPDLTTYSYLVETFGKLGKLEKVSELLKEMELGGNLPDIMSYNVLLEAYANSGSIKEAMGVFRQMQAAGCVPNAATYSILLNLYGRNGRYDDVRELFLEMKASNTEPDAATYNILIQVFGEGGYFKEVVTLFHDMVEENVEPNMKTYDGLIFACGKGGLHEDAKKILLHMNEKGIVPSSRAYTGVIEAYGQAALYEEALVAFNTMNEVESKPTIETYNSLLQTFARGGLHKEAEAILSRMNEAGIAKSRDSFNALIEAYRQGGQFEDAIKAYVEMEKARCDPDERTLEAVLSVYCFAGLCDESNEQFKEIKALGVLPSVTSYCMMLAVYAKCDRWDDAYKLLDEMLANKVSNIHQVIGQMIRGDFDDDGNWQMVEYIFDKLNSEGYGFGIRFYNALLETLWWLGQKERAARVLKEATKRGLFPELFRKNKLVFSVDVHRMWEGGTYTSMSIWLNNLHEMFLSGNDLPQLATVVVARGLMEKCATAHDIPVARAAYRFLQDNFSSSFSFPGWNNGRIVCQRSQLKRMLSATNSSSDGSKEDNIIALSNSPIPSMAFK